catttaggcctttacaagcacttatgaatgtcaaaaatataattaagtttgattctagttgcccattccaaaagtagcttcctacgGAGAAGAACGGGCTAGAAACTTAAATGAACTATATTCATATGGGTTTAGGATATACAAATTAAACACAAATGTAATTTgatgtaaacatttatttacaacttgtaaactaaacaaacaaaccattGTGATCCAAGTTCCACCTTGTGATATTAAAGTTAGTGAAAGTTGATTGAGAAAAGGAAAAAGATAAAGTGCTTTCTgattaacattaaattaaaataataaaactaacaccttttttcaaaattataatatttattcattttttgtatttttaaaagattttttaaattaaatgaaatgccaCTGATGTGGCAAAGAAAATATCTCAAGGTAACAATAAAACCCTTCAAACACAGAGATTctctataattaaatatttacacattCCTCAATCATGCATATTCATACAAACGCAGTAACAATTTGTACCCTTACAAATACACCTAAATATTTACACAATCAACCGAATATTTACATTTAGCTACATGATATACACAAAATTAATTCGTCAAACAAAACGCACATTCGCTGTTAGATAAGTCGATAActtaagtttaatatcacatttCGTTTTAACAATTCTTTTGTGGCTTCATATGGAAGGATGAGAGCGCCTTTATATATAAGTTACTCTAGTTGGTATACTGATAGTGGAATATATAAAGATATAAATAGCTTAAAATTAAAAGCTACGAATATAATAGTCACCTTTCCATATGCCTTCCACAATACAATGAAACTGTGTTCCATCATCGTTGGGTTTAAACAGCTATTTAATTCTAACAGAGGTAATTCATTAAATTCTAATTATACAATCATTTACGTGATGTAATTcattacatttacatacattaacTCGAGAGCTGGCGTAATACTGACGAAAAGTATAACAGTTACGAAGATAAAAGCGACTTTATATTGGAAgatttaaagtatattttagcACAAGCTAGAATATAGAAGACCGTTTGGAATCTTCGTCAGTTTCGCGTCGGCTTTGggtaataaactttttaaatgcaTTCATTGCAACGTGAgagatatttttatacaatagcTACCTTTATGTCCACACCAAAGAGAAGTTTACATACTtgtataactaaaataaactactaTACATAAGTATATTTCCATATCTGTATCAATCTCACATTTTTAAACAATGAATGCACAAAACTAATTTATAGCGACCCACACTATTTTAATAGGAAACTAGAACCATTAGGCCGGTTCTTATTCTTACATATGACCACCATCACCACACATAAACATTATTAATCAATAAACCAACTAATCCAGCCATCTGAATTATAACTTCTAATAAATTGATTGAATTGGAGTAATTAGTATATAATCGACAAttcatttgatttaaatctagtTATTGCGCGTTTCTTTATAGGGTTTCATTTGTATAGGTTTATGCTAAACTTGATTATTTTCATATATCAGTCTAACGTTCATAGtcgaacattattttaattctacttGCATATAATTATGCCAAAACGAAAAAACAATTACTTGACTATATTAGTTGGTTTTGCTAAACCTTGCATACAATGATCATACGTATTTAGTCTTTAGTTATTTTGCACTACAATTTAGTAGCACGAACTACGCAAACCCATTAAACAATCGTAAATAGGTCAAACCAAcactattttttattgaatcatacacacaattttaaacaaatcaCTCGGCTAAAGACTAGATACGTATATAAAGACCATATTGCGCGACTACTCACTAAACACCATCGAGAACAAAATTACGAGCAGAGATTACGATAGACAGAAAATCTAAGTAGCGTCGCCAAAATAGTAGTGTATGGATgtcgaggaacgttactagctatATCTTCAAACTTCTCTTTCTTTGGAACCCACccatttattgtaaaaacaaaaCTCTTCGACAGATGTCTTAAggaacccaaacgcctcgttagttcactcgtaacctGACATTTTAGCAGAccttacggcatctccgctcatctttcctttctCTGTGCTAAATACGCTTAATATCAATCAAAATTGACAAATTCAAACAATCAAACGAGACAGCATGGTGCTTCAAACATATTAAACAACTAAAATATGTTTAGTGAGTACCCACACTTACATAATTGAGCATAACCCAGACAACTCATTGCCTCTCGTCACCGGTGGCTGTCTACTGAACTGAACGCCTTCTAGCGCCGGTTTTAACGTATACTCTAGCTCTGGTTCTTCACCAGGCGGTAGCGGCTCATCATCAGCACTGATGTCTTCGAGCATTTTATCATCATTGTTGTTGATAAAGGAAGGTAGGGACTTAGATATGTTGATGCGAATGCCCCCGATGGGCAGGGCCGTGGCGGGCGCGTTGGCGGCGTCGAGCTGTAAGTTGCCGTCGATGGAAGACTCGACGGTAGCGTGTGTGTTGTCTACTCGAGCTTGGACTGTTTCCTCTTCCGCTGTTACTATTGGTTCGTCGTCTGTTGGAAAAGGAAAGGATAAACGATTACAAACTGAAGTTAATCTCACAGTAACAGATATAAGTATGTAAGCTGCTGGTAGAAAGACAAACAGGTTGGAATAGAacttaatgaaaattaaaacctaAAGCAAGTAGTAAATCATTAGTTTTTTTTGAAACTTCATTGATGTTGCATCATGTTATGAAATTAGTTGTTTCACTACTTATTatagaatcatcatcatcatgtcagccTATTACCGTCCTTTCTTGAAAGTAGGCCTCCTCAACGAATGCCAACCTATTATAGAATTACTAAGTAGACAAATCTTTCAGAGTTTATTTATCGAGggaggctataggctttttatccaggATTTTTTTATCGGAGTCATTCCCATGGGATGAGGATGGAATCACTGGCAGAAACCagtgtataaatattttgtttcctaaCCTTGCAGGACTTTCTGAAAAGTTTACACCCATTGCtcttttactaaattatttagtGACATAAACAACAACTTCAAACTCACCAGGATCAACGGGCTCCtgtttgaccttgaccttgctGAAGTCTATTTCAGCGAGCCTGTCTCGTTCGGCGCGTGTGGCGGCGGTCTCGTCGTCTGTGTCGGCGTCGTCTTCCACCACCACTTGTTCCACTGGCTCAGCTTTGAAGACCACGTCGTCTTCCTCGCCTTCGTCTATCTGTTGGGGTGACGTGGGGGTTAGTAAGGTGATAATGGTAGAAGGAACTAGaaggattattattataacaatgtGGTAACTGGTAACGAGCTTGGGAAATGAATCGTCACAACTCGAAGATATGCGATTATTCTCACATACACACGAGCATAAAAAACCCGATAACcttactttgtttttaatacACACATCTTTTACATATACCATCCTAAAACATTATGTAAAGTACGAGCTTATAATAAAAGTTATCTAGCATGACAACACTTGACTGCCAAGAAGGCACAGAATTTCTCTATTCTTCACACTCCTACTTcaccttcttatttaacttcTCATTTCAAATATCTTGGCTCACATCATGACAAAAATTTACGCTCTTTCAACAATCGCCTTCTACAATGTCCTACACATCGTTCTGATATCatacactcttccttctttgtaaaatctattcttctctggaatgagttacctctggagatcaggatggtaaatacccgtcacaccttcaaactcaaagttcgtgaccactatcttgggaaattggcagaaacataaatagtcagtttcaaattaactttcttaatatgttattagtattgtttgtagtgtacatatttatatagttatatatatacatatatattattattaatttatttgtgtattgtaatatatgtaggtatatgtttcacACTAGTTTTTCagatttgtttgcacctaccaacgctttctctccgccacccaaaggtagactggtagagaacgcctaaggcgttaagtccgccattgtactatgtgtgcaagaagtattttaaataaaataaaaaaaataaataaattacagtcCTTAACGGGacacatataaataaacatagagCCTAAGGAAAAGCAGGTTCAAATATATTATCCAAAGATTAAACATGCACTTACTTCGACAGGATCCAAATCCTTAGCCTCCTCGACAACTTCGACAACAGACTCGTTGTCCGACTGTTCTTCTAATGTGTCGTCCACGTCCTTGATCTCTATGGCTTCTTCTGTCTTCTCTATGGGCTGCACGTCGTCTGATGACTCTTTGGACGGCTCCTCGGCTTTTGTTAGAGAAGCCTGGAGAAGGAAATAGTGTGATTGAATAAATGTTAGTGTTATTCGATACATGATCTTTATCGGTtgatgtttatattattttgaatattgagGATATTTTAAGTATTAATTTTGCATCTctgtgaagtatttttttaaatgttcattATAAAATGTCGCACctcacttatttaaaaatagtaaataaataagcatacCAAATAAGTCATATTTTTTGGCATCCGAATTTATCAGCAAGAGTACGTACATAGCAGTTTTCCAGAAATTAGCATGTAACGACATACTTGTAAAAGTTACATGTAGAGAATccaatttttgtatgtaaagttttaataaatattttataggcaTGCAATAtcacataaataattaatcgCACATACCTTATAATCATCAAAGCACAAGGGATGATAGTAGTCATCGTTATGCCGCACAGAGTTCCTGAGATGCCACTCCTCCTTGTCCTCGTTGTAGAACTGCTGGAAGGTGTCCCCGCACAGCGCGCAGCAGTggcgcgcgggcgcgggcgcggcggcggacGGCGTCGCGGTCGGCACGGGTGCGGGGGCTTCCGTCGCTTCTGCTGTGGTGGTTGTGCTGCCGCCTGTTTCGAACCAGCTCTTTTCTGCAGGGAGGGATTGGAGGTTGAGTTAATGATGAATTTTGGAAAATGTGTTTACAAATTATAAGAATCGAGGATGGGAACACACTGTTGAGGTTTATTGTACTGTAAAATGTCAAAATGATACCATTTTCTTGATATGAGGTAACTAGAAAATGCAAGGTCTTAATGTGTTATGtacacggaggagaaaagactagcggagatgccctaacgaaaaatctcctaacaaagcagcgcgccaaaattcgggtgagcgggggacgaggaacgttactgtctccacccgtgctccacccttatacgccttttatgggaagccacccattttttgtaaatccatctagcgtggaataggatgattaaaatctaaccctaaactaacatcgaccactagtgacatactcaaaagtaaagtaaatactcaaaattaataattcttttaaaatagtaattcaattagaaagtttaaagaagcattcatttcaaatgaacgaagaaaaagagagagataaaaaagttagaaaattaattgttatataagtattattttgtgcagagaacttgccccataacaatttatttactcctccagaaatgaaataggtatctaggaaccattaaatggcgactcgatgaaaaatcatttttattcaccacgggtctaaaatacccccatggtgtaatttaagtatcaacttatggcattgtgttagttcgtctactagccactatggcatcacaggcacgaaaattcgttctatttgttctagaaccgtgctgcgatgactgtagttattttcgatgttgccacattacgaaattcaccaagaaaaatgggaattaaaattatagggacagtgtttatcaaattagagttttcacaactgtatcataacggcgcatccactaaataagtagcagactttatgtgagtcggatgttgctctgagtaaaggtacattcaaaaagtatgtacggcaagagagatatacctatgtaaaacattgctgatctattctaatattataaagaggaaaactttgtttgtttgtttggttgtaatggataaactcaaaaactactggaccaattttaaatattctttcaccattagaaagctatattatatgcaagtaacataggctatattttatcccggtgcgggcagtagctcccacggtacgcgggtgaaaccgcgggaaaacggctagtgatgaatataaataaatctacatagttagagttatgattaattttaagataattgcagcttttttaaataagatcttttttaagaatgggtgattgcattttcgatgtctggtaccacttaattttgtaacgggtctctctgtcttgatgaacacaattttacttcaaatatacgtaagtcgactacttaccgaaagatggtgtttttataatattaaattttcatgataatctatcatatgttttggtttgtaaataatctataaaaaaacttgtaggatgcaaggaaaaatgaagctgctttttaaggcaaaaattggtaccaataatatacattgatacaagattgatacgaaaataatacaaattcacttagaggttctagaaatgcagctattcgacgacagatgtctctagcaaaaaatatgttttaaagctaaaatattacttacacgtgaaatgttatcctatggtatgtttgagtttggatcctgagcaatttctacaattaatgatagcgcatttcatcgttttaatcgagtaacaaataaaatctgttgaaattgtggtaaaaatacaaccatgacaagatgtcagtttgatgtaaaggacggtatatgggcggtgtccagccacgcctgccgtgacgtagtcgtgacgtatttgacctacctgaaggcgcgtgacctacctgcgttagggcatctccgctagtcttttctccttcgtggttATGTACGTGTTTAAATGTTGTCTTATTTATACccttgataaaataatatttgatattcAAAGAATATGATCAATCGGAATGATTGACGGCCAAGATGTTAGATTTTTTGCATGAGCCCGGGAAGTTCAGCTGGGCTAGAGTGGTAGTGCCTCACCTCTCTCCTCCAGATCCTCGACCTCCTCGTACTGCACCCAGTCGGACAGGTCGTAGTGCCAGTGGCGCGAGTGTGCGCGGCGGGCGGAGTCGCGGTCGCGTCTGTTCTGGCGGAAGTGCCAGTCCAGGTGCTGCGAGTACCGCACCGTGTGCTCCGGCGGGAAGCGGGCGCCGCAGCCTGAGCATTGCATGCCGCCGTACAGTTTGGCGACTAGACCGGGTTGTTTTCTAGaagaaaataagaaagaaatcAGATTATAAAAAGTCGTGATTTCAGCCAGTGCAGGGAACGTCCATTCGTCGTGCTTGATTCATGTCATCTCGTAGAGCAGCATTGCGTGACGCAAATCATCGACGGATCATGCTCGTGTACGCGAGCGAAGCTATTTCTATGAAATTATTGAGCGTCGCTACGTTATCCGTGTCGCAGACGCCCGCGTCAGAGCAGACGGCCTGCTAGTTACACTATTTATAAATCAAGCATGGCTGAACAAATGTGACTGAAAATTGGTAGACATGTACCTTAGAACCAGGATATGTAAACGGGATAATTTTATCCCCATGCGTGCATAGGAAGTAGTTCACAGGAAGTAGtgggtgaaaaaaaaagattagaAAAGTATACTCACACTCTGAAAGTCTCAGGCCTCATAAAGTCAACTCTATGTATAACATTCTTGTCCTCTTTCGGTTTATTCTTAGCTTCTTCCTTCTGTTCTTCCTTACTATCCTCTTTATTGTCATTATTCACTTGAACTATACCAGTAGCTACCAACTTAGCGAACAAATCGCTAACGTTAATATTTCCTAATATTGGTAGGCCTGGTAAGACTGGTGGTTTCTCGTCAGCGGGTGTTTCGAGGCCAGGGATTTTTTCAGGTTTGGCGAACAGTGGTTCGGCAACGCTGTACTCGGAGCCTGATGCTGGTACTGTACTTGAAGGCATTACGCTGGCTAGCATGTCGAGTCCTGTGATTatgaaaaagtatattaattacataaagtCACCCAGTTATGGGTATGATTCTGATCATCATGATCAAGAGTGAAAACTATAATTTGTTTGTAAGGAAAGAAAAGTACAAAGCTGATAATATAAACTGTTTGCTAGTATCATTTGCTTGTTTGTAATGTAATTTCAATAgtagaaaacaataatttgagATAGGATTTATAAAAGAATATCTTACCTAAACTCTCGGTGTTGTTATCAGGGCTGGGAGTCTTCATCGGCCTGACGATTGGCTCCTGATCAACCTCCATATTATTTGTGTCCTCTTCCTTAATATCTTCAACTTTCTTCACTTGAGTAAGTAAAGGCAAGCCCATGCCTTCCATATTCGCTATCTGGATATATCCAGGCTTGATATTACGAGGTAACGCAGAGAATCTAATGAAATACTTCTCACTACCAACTACTATAGGTTTCGGAAGATCACCAAACTCCACTTTGAATGGTTGCTCGTTAATCAAAACTGTTCTCAGCGAATCGACGAAGCGTACGGTCAAAAATTGACCGTTGACCAAGATCTTTTGCACCTTGGCATCTAAGTAAACTGGGTGCATCTGTGTCGCGTTCACAATAAGGTTGATTTTACCAGCGACCAAGTCCGTGCGTTTAGCTTTACCAATATCCACTTGGGGCATGGGACCCTCTAAATGTACTAGTCTCGGCTTCCCATCTATAATTACGCCTAAAGGTTGGCCACCAAAGAAGCATTCATACCACCTGCCATTTATGTACAATTCTCTAGTCGGCGAACCGAACTTTATATCGAACACTTGGTCATCTATCTCTACTTGCTTATAGCCTTCATTGAAAGATAATACTATGGAGTCTTTGTTATCAAACGTCACTCTCCTACATCCGGGCAAGAATTTAATTTCCCTAGGATCGTCCCAGTCCAGCATTATGACAGCTGTGTCACCGTAGAACCTGATCTCTCTGGGAATGCCGTCAATTTGGATAGTTTTGAATGGATCCTGGTCTATGTACTCAATAACTTTGAAGTCTGTGGGTGGGATGGCGAAGCCCGGAGCTCCCAAAGGCGGCGGAGACTCGGTTCTTTCATAAGGTGGTAAGGGATAATCTCCTTGACACATGCCCATTTTAGGGGTGGGTAGAGGAGGCATTGGCATCCGAGGTTCGAATGGCGGCCTCGGAGCTCTTTTGTCAAACTTCCCTCTGAAGAATGGTGGCGCGGGACCTCTAAACCTTCTGGATCCGAAGTCGTCGCCTCTCGGTCTCGGTCCTCGCCACATCTGTTGGTATGGCGGGAACATTGGCATGCCAGGAGGGAGAGGTAACAGAGTCTTTGGCTTCATGCCGTCGACGCCGTCTGAGTTCACTCTCATGTCGGAGTCTTGTAACATTCCCTGACTGTCTGGAGGTGTGTCCATGAATACAGATGGTGTGATCCTCTCGTCGATATCTCCGAACCTATTCCGTTCAGTCGGTGAAGACTTGGGACTGGGTACTTTGTGGTTATCGTCAAGAGTTTGTGCTTTGAGCTTTCTTTTAGATATTTCGAGGGACTCCCTCTGTTTAGCCTCTTTTAGTTTGAGCTTCTCGTTGATCTGCAGTATTTGATACATAAGTGTATTGTACTGATTTTTGTCTAACTGTCCGTCTGTGAAATGTTCTTTAGCTTGCGACATGATGATGGAGATAGATTTCTTGTTTTCGACAAAACCTTGCTCGTCATTATCTCTCAAGTCCATATCGTCACCGCTCATTGTGCGTCGCCTTTCTCTTTCTACacctagaaaaaaaattatacattgAAACTAGCTCCATAAAAATCGAAGAGatcattaaacatttttatagatCACGATTTAGTTACATTACTAGATAAACTACAAATTCTACTTACTAGGTGATTTACTGAACAGCAACGGCCTGCCCAGTCTATCTTTGCCTTTCGTCACTTCGGCAAACTTGGCCCTCACGAGGTCCAATTTCGAAGGAGTTTTCTTATCATCCCTCTTTTTGACTTCGTTCCAGTCCCTTTTGGGGGATCCTTTGGGTGACGGTACAGGGGCTTCGTCATCAGGCTTGTTGTCAGACTTCGGGGATGACGTGATGGATGGGGGCGGTGGAGGATTGACTTCGTCCACTTGGGGAAGCTGACGGAGATCCACATCTTCGTTGCCGAACAGTCTGGAAGTTTTTATGTGTAAGTAAACTTCGTTTGTGAGCGATTAGTTAACAGCTGGTGAAATTTCTGTTCAACAGGTGTTTTGCATCAAATATTGTTACTCGTCACTCGTCACGGTCCCTTATCTTTTGTTATTGACattgaaaagtaaaaaagtaaaagGAAAAGTGTACCTAGTGTAGAATTAATGGCACCAACGAATGTGTTGTGTTATAGGGAATGGAAGAATTCCTTAAAAATAAAGGATTATGATGAAGTTAATTATGTAGCACGCTTGGGAATTTACTAAGCataaaagatgaatagaaaataCAATCAATAAATACTTACACATCAAACTTGTCCAATTTAGTTTTCTTGGCCTTAACTTCCACAGCCTCAGTGGAAGGTCGCTTCTGAGCCACGGCGGCCGCTTTGGTATCATTGACCACCGCAGGCAAAACCCTAAGATCTACATCCTTATTCTCTGTCACGATATCAGCAACACCTGTAAATACGACTTTATCTTTATGACTATGGTTAATCATGTTTTTAAGGTCTATTTTGCTTTGCATTTTACCGTTACCCTTTTACCTGGTGACTAAGACTCCGAGGTTGAGGTTTGGTGTTCCAAAGATGTGGTCTTGAGGAACCAATCTTTTGAAGATTGGATGCACTTTGTATGAAAGATTATAAGGTTTTCACCTCATATTCTTTAGTCACGAATAGTGACAgtatacttatgtattttacaGTATATTGAGTTTAATACTCCTTAGTGTTcattttgtttgatatttacttttttatgtgaTATAATTACTGTATTTAAACTCGTAGTTCATACAAGTATGGAGTATACGCAAAATGTGTGAATTGCCAGTAACTTAGTTGAGATTTTAATTAAGGTGAAGCAGTTGATCTAGTTACTATTTTACAGATctaattataaattgtttttaaacataaaagtgCTGATAAAAAATTATTGTTTGCACACTCAAATTAACAAGTTATTACGGCTAAAGTTATACCACGTTATACACAGTCAAAAATATCTCATTAAACGTACCCAAAATTAGAAGTGGCAAATGATATAGAAAAATAGATATTAGAAACTCTAAAGGTTACATTCAATCATAAGCtgagctatagctataaaattaaaactcaaTCTTAAGATGTTGtttgtttcataaaaaatatctaaaataataagaaaacacTAATATCTTCTAGAGAAATAGAGTAAAAATTGTCTAACAAAAAAgtattctaaataataaattcactATCAGTAGAACATGACTATTAATATCTACTAGATGTTAAAATATGCTTCCTTCTACAGTGAAAGCATAACATGTTTCTTTTCATAATTAATCACTAAAGacaattaaa
The Helicoverpa zea isolate HzStark_Cry1AcR chromosome 13, ilHelZeax1.1, whole genome shotgun sequence DNA segment above includes these coding regions:
- the LOC124635508 gene encoding pre-mRNA cleavage complex 2 protein Pcf11 isoform X1 is translated as MSKEVAEEYASSLADLTVNSKPLINMLTILAEENIDHAGVIVETVEKHLEKVHPDIKLPVLYLVDSIIKNVGGAYTQKFSQSIVNMFTRTFKQVIVDEKIRSQMFKLRETWHDVFPATKLYQLDVKVNLIDPAWPIQAQPQQSNIHVNPNFLKKSVGATTSTAAAPVPVPVEEDEKMRSILAKKEQELLMLQRKKVEMELEHMRRQVEIAEKTVTKKVPIVPPVNNVNSTNSVPAAAPVHAVAPEVVANIPAKQRLGPPVNKTAGRIAPVSATLLTARRDPRLARHAAAPAAAPAALTAPTVRAPPAAPVPPVAIVAPAAAIAPNVFDIKPLERVTKRKNVITIDVRPEVEAKPRRRDPRLDKRDPRRNRQRDERRREDKPEPERIPTPAYVDKLPDPKKISKMPPIPKISKTKRDADVVTPKRKRDALRAERRRRRDEEAERQAKQPPAAKPAAPVTSPQKEARAAAVTSPRKEARASPELVTFKELRNYHKEHYMRRNRQQSDSPEPASVADIVTENKDVDLRVLPAVVNDTKAAAVAQKRPSTEAVEVKAKKTKLDKFDVLFGNEDVDLRQLPQVDEVNPPPPPSITSSPKSDNKPDDEAPVPSPKGSPKRDWNEVKKRDDKKTPSKLDLVRAKFAEVTKGKDRLGRPLLFSKSPSVERERRRTMSGDDMDLRDNDEQGFVENKKSISIIMSQAKEHFTDGQLDKNQYNTLMYQILQINEKLKLKEAKQRESLEISKRKLKAQTLDDNHKVPSPKSSPTERNRFGDIDERITPSVFMDTPPDSQGMLQDSDMRVNSDGVDGMKPKTLLPLPPGMPMFPPYQQMWRGPRPRGDDFGSRRFRGPAPPFFRGKFDKRAPRPPFEPRMPMPPLPTPKMGMCQGDYPLPPYERTESPPPLGAPGFAIPPTDFKVIEYIDQDPFKTIQIDGIPREIRFYGDTAVIMLDWDDPREIKFLPGCRRVTFDNKDSIVLSFNEGYKQVEIDDQVFDIKFGSPTRELYINGRWYECFFGGQPLGVIIDGKPRLVHLEGPMPQVDIGKAKRTDLVAGKINLIVNATQMHPVYLDAKVQKILVNGQFLTVRFVDSLRTVLINEQPFKVEFGDLPKPIVVGSEKYFIRFSALPRNIKPGYIQIANMEGMGLPLLTQVKKVEDIKEEDTNNMEVDQEPIVRPMKTPSPDNNTESLGLDMLASVMPSSTVPASGSEYSVAEPLFAKPEKIPGLETPADEKPPVLPGLPILGNINVSDLFAKLVATGIVQVNNDNKEDSKEEQKEEAKNKPKEDKNVIHRVDFMRPETFRVKQPGLVAKLYGGMQCSGCGARFPPEHTVRYSQHLDWHFRQNRRDRDSARRAHSRHWHYDLSDWVQYEEVEDLEEREKSWFETGGSTTTTAEATEAPAPVPTATPSAAAPAPARHCCALCGDTFQQFYNEDKEEWHLRNSVRHNDDYYHPLCFDDYKASLTKAEEPSKESSDDVQPIEKTEEAIEIKDVDDTLEEQSDNESVVEVVEEAKDLDPVEIDEGEEDDVVFKAEPVEQVVVEDDADTDDETAATRAERDRLAEIDFSKVKVKQEPVDPDDEPIVTAEEETVQARVDNTHATVESSIDGNLQLDAANAPATALPIGGIRINISKSLPSFINNNDDKMLEDISADDEPLPPGEEPELEYTLKPALEGVQFSRQPPVTRGNELSGLCSIM